A DNA window from Flavisolibacter ginsenosidimutans contains the following coding sequences:
- a CDS encoding cytochrome c oxidase subunit 3 — protein sequence MATAAATRTNWWNGGRSPFNVEYGKLMMWYFLISDAFTFGALLISYGTIRFSQNYWANPNEVFNAFPGAGHTNLPLAFVSLMTFILIMSSVTMVLAVHEGHHNNKKGVIKWLAWTIVGGIAFLSCQAWEWTHLITGEHAVLVDGHLSVMGQTVTHNPWGPHVSAAQVAAALPGTPHDVLVQLAHGANHTMSHEQLEAMQSPQLMDMVNKAVSAGEMHVQEPGPKAYGGYFYAITGFHGFHVTSGVIINIIMLLMTVNGVFDKRGHYLMIEKAGLYWHFVDLVWVFVFLCFYLI from the coding sequence ATGGCAACTGCTGCGGCAACAAGAACAAATTGGTGGAACGGAGGAAGAAGCCCGTTCAACGTGGAGTACGGCAAGCTGATGATGTGGTACTTTTTAATTAGCGATGCGTTCACTTTTGGCGCACTTCTGATTTCGTACGGCACCATTCGTTTCTCGCAAAACTATTGGGCCAACCCAAATGAAGTTTTTAACGCCTTCCCCGGCGCGGGACATACCAATCTGCCACTTGCGTTTGTGAGCTTGATGACCTTTATTTTGATCATGAGCTCCGTGACCATGGTGCTTGCTGTGCACGAGGGACATCACAACAACAAAAAAGGAGTGATCAAATGGTTGGCCTGGACCATTGTTGGCGGCATCGCTTTCTTGAGTTGCCAGGCTTGGGAATGGACGCACTTAATCACCGGCGAACACGCCGTGTTGGTTGACGGCCATTTATCCGTCATGGGTCAAACAGTAACACACAACCCATGGGGACCTCACGTTAGTGCAGCGCAGGTTGCAGCCGCACTGCCAGGCACGCCACACGATGTTTTGGTTCAATTAGCGCACGGTGCAAACCACACAATGAGCCACGAGCAACTGGAAGCGATGCAATCGCCTCAGTTGATGGACATGGTTAACAAAGCCGTTTCCGCAGGCGAAATGCACGTGCAGGAACCCGGGCCAAAAGCTTACGGCGGATACTTTTATGCCATTACAGGTTTTCACGGTTTTCACGTAACATCGGGTGTTATCATTAACATCATTATGCTGCTGATGACGGTGAACGGCGTTTTTGATAAACGCGGTCATTACCTGATGATTGAAAAAGCTGGCCTGTACTGGCACTTTGTGGACTTGGTTTGGGTATTTGTGTTTCTCTGTTTCTATCTTATTTAA